The following proteins are encoded in a genomic region of Acidimicrobiales bacterium:
- a CDS encoding SDR family oxidoreductase, with product MFDLRGAVVVVTGASSGLGRRFALDMAAGGALVTGVARRQELLTTLGDDMRRLSPGSSTVTCDVSDTDHFSTTLALVENEHGRIDVLVNNAGIGPPRGGTGAGLAAYRAVMETNYFAAVAGTLAVLPGMLERRRGVVVNVSSDSGRAPGPGAHEAAYGASKAALSAFTESMSFDAEERGVHLHVLYPGWVPTAMGSAALDEGMPMPPRMVRRSEEQVSRLLLARIGGPKMDIDAAPIARLAPVGRAVFPRAYRKGVRKASS from the coding sequence ATGTTCGATCTGCGCGGGGCGGTGGTGGTGGTCACCGGGGCGTCGTCGGGCCTGGGGCGGCGGTTCGCGCTCGACATGGCCGCGGGTGGCGCGCTGGTCACGGGCGTGGCGCGGCGCCAGGAGCTGCTCACGACGCTCGGCGACGACATGCGGCGCCTGTCGCCGGGATCGTCCACGGTCACGTGCGACGTCAGCGACACGGACCACTTCTCGACCACGCTCGCCCTGGTCGAGAACGAGCACGGCCGCATCGACGTCCTCGTGAACAACGCCGGCATCGGCCCACCCCGGGGAGGCACCGGCGCCGGCCTGGCGGCGTACCGCGCGGTGATGGAGACCAACTATTTCGCGGCGGTGGCGGGGACGCTGGCGGTCCTCCCGGGCATGCTCGAAAGGCGTCGCGGCGTCGTGGTCAACGTGTCCTCCGACAGCGGCCGGGCGCCGGGGCCGGGAGCACACGAGGCCGCCTACGGCGCGTCGAAGGCTGCGCTGAGCGCCTTCACCGAGAGCATGTCGTTCGACGCCGAGGAACGCGGTGTGCACCTTCACGTCCTGTACCCGGGGTGGGTCCCCACGGCGATGGGATCGGCCGCCCTCGACGAGGGCATGCCCATGCCCCCGAGGATGGTGCGCCGCTCCGAAGAGCAGGTGTCCCGACTGCTGCTCGCCCGTATCGGTGGACCGAAGATGGACATCGACGCCGCGCCGATCGCCCGGCTCGCTCCCGTGGGCCGCGCCGTCTTCCCGCGTGCCTACCGCAAGGGCGTGCGCAAAGCCAGCAGCTGA
- a CDS encoding PhzF family phenazine biosynthesis protein: MDLTVVDSFTDRPFAGNPAAVAVLDAFPDDARMQAVAGEMNLSETAYAVARPDGSYDLRWFSPTVEVDLCGHATLATAHVLGGSGRFHTRSGELVCAPAPDGWIDMDFPADPYTLDDAPPAIDAALGSDGAAAVRAVARARAAILVELADAAVVRGLRPDQAAVAALGSFMVIVTAAADRPGIDCVSRVFAPNAGIPEDPATGAAHCTLAGYWGDALERDELTGEQASARGGIVRMRRRGDRVILGGRAVTVSQVHLVV, translated from the coding sequence ATGGACCTGACTGTCGTCGACTCGTTCACCGACCGCCCGTTCGCGGGCAACCCTGCCGCCGTCGCCGTCCTCGACGCCTTCCCCGACGACGCCCGCATGCAGGCGGTCGCCGGCGAGATGAACCTCTCGGAGACGGCGTACGCCGTGGCGCGCCCCGACGGCTCGTACGACCTGCGTTGGTTCTCCCCCACGGTGGAGGTCGACCTGTGCGGTCACGCCACCTTGGCCACCGCCCATGTGCTCGGCGGGTCGGGGAGGTTCCACACCAGGAGCGGCGAGCTCGTCTGCGCCCCCGCCCCGGACGGCTGGATCGACATGGACTTCCCGGCCGACCCCTACACGCTCGACGACGCGCCGCCGGCGATCGATGCCGCCCTCGGCTCCGATGGCGCGGCGGCGGTGCGCGCCGTGGCCCGTGCCCGGGCGGCCATCCTGGTGGAGTTGGCCGACGCCGCCGTCGTCCGGGGGCTCCGCCCCGACCAGGCTGCCGTGGCCGCCCTCGGATCGTTCATGGTCATCGTCACCGCCGCTGCCGACCGGCCCGGCATCGACTGCGTGAGCCGGGTGTTCGCCCCCAACGCCGGCATCCCCGAGGACCCCGCGACCGGCGCGGCCCACTGCACGCTGGCCGGCTACTGGGGCGACGCATTGGAGCGTGACGAGCTGACGGGGGAGCAGGCATCGGCCCGCGGGGGGATCGTGCGGATGCGCAGGCGCGGCGACCGCGTGATCCTCGGGGGCCGGGCGGTGACGGTCTCACAGGTGCACCTGGTCGTCTGA